Proteins encoded in a region of the Vicia villosa cultivar HV-30 ecotype Madison, WI linkage group LG5, Vvil1.0, whole genome shotgun sequence genome:
- the LOC131603956 gene encoding uncharacterized protein LOC131603956 produces MAAIQNEPAKLRWGELEEDDGEDLAFLLPPPQTIGPDENGIKRVIAYQFDDDGNKVKITTTTRTRKLANARLSKRAVERRSWPKFGDAVQEDVGARLTMVSTEEIVLERPKPLGSSKEDAKTSDPLAQFNKGAVLMVCRTCGKKGDHWTSRCPYKDLAQPSEGFVDKPPTADGAAAPAGSTKGAYVPPSLRAGAERTTGSDMRRRNDENSVRVTNLSEDTREPDLLELFRPFGAVSRVYVAIDQKTGMSRGFGFVNFVSREDAQRAINKLNGYGYDNLILRVEWATPRTT; encoded by the exons ATGGCGGCGATTCAAAACGAACCGGCGAAGCTACGTTGGGGAGAATTGGAAGAAGACGACGGCGAAGATCTCGCTTTTCTGTTACCTCCACCTCAGACCATAGGTCCCGACGAAAACGGAATCAAGAGGGTTATCGCGTACCagtttgatgatgatggtaaCAAGGTTAAGATCACAACAACCACTCGTACCCGCAAACTCGCCAACGCGCGCCTCAGCAAACGCGCCGTCGAACGCCGTTCGTGGCCGAAGTTTGGAGATGCTGTTCAGGAAGACGTTGGTGCTCGCCTCACTATGGTCTCCACCGAAGAGATCGTCCTAGAACGCCCCAAACCTCTtg GTTCCAGCAAGGAGGATGCAAAGACTAGTGACCCATTGGCTCAGTTCAATAAAGGTGCTGTTCTCATGGTATGCAGGACTTGTGGGAAGAAGGGTGACCATTGGACTTCAAGGTGTCCATATAAGGATCTCGCACAGCCGTCTGAGGGCTTTGTTGATAAACCTCCAACCGCAGATGGTGCTGCGGCTCCTGCTGGTTCGACTAAGGGTGCATATGTACCTCCTAGCCTGAGAGCTGGTGCGGAGAGGACTACTGGGTCAGACATGAGGCGGAGGAACGATGAGAATTCTGTTCGGGTAACCAACCTCTCGGAGGACACAAGGGAGCCTGATTTGCTTGAGCTTTTCCGGCCTTTTGGTGCTGTGAGCAGGGTCTATGTTGCTATAGACCAAAAGACTGGCATGAGTAGGGGATTTGGCTTTGTTAACTTTGTCAGCAGGGAAGATGCTCAAAGGGCTATTAACAAACTCAATGGATATGGCTACGACAATCTCATTCTGAGAGTTGAATGGGCCACCCCTAGAACAACCTAA
- the LOC131606026 gene encoding secreted RxLR effector protein 161-like — protein MDRMNKIPYASAIGSIMYAMLCNRPNVLYALSGTSRYQSDLGDAHCVAVKNILKYLRRTNDSLLVYEGQEELAVIGYTDASFQTDKDKFILQSGYVFCLNGDIVRWKSSKQDTVVVSTTETEYIATSNAANETIWIKKFIRDLGIVPSIVDRIDLYYDNNGAIAQAKKSRSHQRSKHILM, from the coding sequence ATGGATCGCATGAATAAGATTCCATATGCATCTGCAATAGGATCTATCATGTATGCCATGTTATGTAATCGACCAAATGTCTTGTATGCTTTAAGTGGAACGAGTAGGTACCAATCTGATCTCGGTGATGCTCATTGTGTAGCTGTCAAGAACATCCTTAAGTACTTGAGAAGAACTAACGACTCATTATTGGTATATGAAGGTCAAGAAGAGCTTGCTGTAATTGGATACACCGATGCTAGCTTCCAGACAGATAAGGATAAATTTATATTGCAGTCTGGTTATGTGTTCTGCTTAAATGGTGACATTGTAAGATGGAAAAGTTCAAAGCAAGATACAGTTGTTGTTTCTACAACTGAGACCGAGTACATTGCTACCTCAAATGCAGCAAATGAAACAATTTGGATCAAGAAGTTCATTAGGGACCTTGGCATAGTCCCTAGCATTGTGGATCGCATTGATCTCTATTATGATAACAATGGTGCTATCGCACAAGCTAAGAAGTCTAGATCTCACCAAAGATCCAAACACATACTTATGTGA